In Halorubrum sp. PV6, a single window of DNA contains:
- a CDS encoding helix-turn-helix domain-containing protein: protein MYDFSFEITYDPGVDDYVDLFIEHESLRSEAIYSCLAPTELWTLESVTGDPSALATVDDLLLDESVDRESISARSCNSTRIASLLTEEQRRRVAYTYVTDVDYCESVPLIAAKYVDDGVLFEQTRTGDTVRWRVLVQDDSKIGLLYDTLSAKLGEGLSFSFTHLTEVDHWESGLLSRADVRAEQREILNVAVERGYFETPREVTLDELADELGLPRSTASYRLRRATAELAKRFVDQQL from the coding sequence ATGTACGACTTCAGCTTCGAGATAACCTACGACCCCGGCGTCGACGACTACGTCGACCTGTTCATCGAACACGAGTCCCTCCGGTCTGAGGCCATCTACTCGTGTCTCGCGCCGACGGAACTGTGGACGCTCGAATCGGTAACCGGCGACCCGAGCGCGCTCGCGACCGTCGACGACCTGCTCTTAGACGAGTCCGTCGACCGCGAGTCGATCAGCGCTCGGTCGTGTAACTCGACGCGGATCGCCAGCCTGTTGACCGAAGAGCAGCGTCGACGCGTCGCGTACACGTACGTCACCGACGTGGACTACTGCGAGTCGGTGCCGCTTATCGCGGCGAAGTACGTCGACGACGGCGTGTTGTTCGAGCAGACGCGAACCGGCGACACGGTTCGGTGGCGCGTGCTGGTACAGGACGACTCGAAGATCGGGCTCCTGTACGACACCCTCTCCGCGAAGCTCGGCGAGGGGCTGTCGTTCTCGTTTACCCACCTGACGGAGGTCGACCACTGGGAGAGCGGCCTGCTCTCGCGTGCGGACGTTCGCGCCGAGCAGCGCGAGATCCTGAACGTGGCCGTCGAGCGCGGCTACTTCGAGACGCCGCGGGAGGTCACCCTCGACGAACTCGCCGACGAACTCGGCTTGCCCCGCTCGACCGCCTCGTATCGGCTCCGACGAGCGACCGCAGAGCTGGCGAAGCGATTCGTCGATCAGCAACTATGA
- a CDS encoding sulfurtransferase codes for MTTENPSNDGERRRSDASTDTAYPADVLVSPDWVDARLDRFVDDDPAFRLLEVDVNTAFYDTGHVPGAVRVDWRTDLRSAAAHDILGPAEMESFLGSRGITEDTTVVVYGDNSNWFAAHLYWQLTYYGHPDVRIMDGGREYWMDYEYPTATGPVDPQTVSYGGTLSPPANPGVRAYRDEVREALDTETKLIDVRLHEEFRGEITKPPGSNEGAVRGGHIPGATNVFWAENVRPDGRFKSPADLREVYASYGFAPDDDVIVYCRIGERSSVTWFVLEQLLGYERVRNYDGSWTEWGNMIGVPIEVGD; via the coding sequence ATGACGACCGAGAATCCATCGAACGACGGGGAGCGGCGACGGAGCGACGCATCGACAGACACGGCGTACCCGGCGGACGTGCTCGTCAGTCCCGACTGGGTCGACGCGCGACTCGACCGGTTCGTCGACGACGACCCCGCCTTCCGACTGCTCGAAGTCGACGTCAACACCGCGTTCTACGACACGGGTCACGTGCCGGGGGCGGTCCGCGTCGACTGGCGAACGGACCTGCGGTCGGCGGCGGCACACGACATCCTCGGGCCGGCGGAGATGGAGTCGTTCCTCGGCTCGCGCGGGATCACCGAGGACACGACCGTCGTCGTCTACGGGGACAACTCGAACTGGTTCGCCGCCCACCTGTACTGGCAGCTCACGTACTACGGACACCCCGACGTTCGGATCATGGACGGCGGCCGCGAGTACTGGATGGACTACGAGTACCCGACCGCGACCGGCCCGGTCGACCCGCAGACGGTGTCGTACGGCGGCACGCTGTCGCCGCCGGCGAATCCGGGAGTCCGGGCCTACCGCGACGAGGTGCGAGAGGCGCTCGACACCGAGACGAAGCTGATCGACGTGCGGCTGCACGAGGAGTTCCGGGGGGAGATTACGAAGCCGCCGGGTAGCAACGAGGGGGCCGTGCGGGGCGGACACATCCCCGGAGCGACGAACGTCTTCTGGGCCGAAAACGTCCGGCCCGACGGGCGGTTCAAGTCGCCCGCGGATCTCCGGGAGGTGTACGCGTCGTACGGGTTCGCCCCCGACGACGACGTGATCGTCTACTGTCGGATCGGGGAGCGGTCGTCGGTCACGTGGTTCGTCCTCGAACAGCTACTCGGGTACGAACGCGTGCGAAACTACGACGGCTCGTGGACCGAGTGGGGGAACATGATCGGCGTGCCCATCGAGGTCGGCGACTGA
- a CDS encoding winged helix-turn-helix domain-containing protein: MSRVDTGDEEPASIERLLNALSAETTREILTTLSEPMTVAELVAECDISSSTVYRRLNLLSDIGVVEEQIVVNGDGEQCSRYERNIERFSVSVGEDGQLTARGVGLGGDGTEERTWNEEGS, encoded by the coding sequence ATGAGCAGAGTCGACACCGGTGACGAGGAGCCGGCGTCCATCGAGCGACTCCTCAACGCCCTCAGCGCCGAAACGACCCGAGAGATTCTCACGACGCTCAGCGAGCCGATGACGGTCGCGGAGCTGGTCGCCGAGTGTGACATCTCGAGTTCCACCGTGTACCGGCGGCTGAACCTCCTCAGCGACATCGGGGTCGTCGAAGAACAGATCGTGGTCAACGGCGACGGCGAGCAGTGCAGCCGGTACGAACGCAACATCGAGCGGTTCTCCGTCTCCGTCGGCGAGGACGGGCAGCTCACGGCGCGCGGCGTCGGGTTGGGCGGGGACGGGACCGAAGAGAGAACGTGGAACGAAGAGGGGTCGTAG
- a CDS encoding CopG family ribbon-helix-helix protein — MRTSFNIPDDVVAEFDEVWQEEGLDNRSRAAREAIQEYIESHSRLEKLSEDVIALVAFDYRHHEVIEDLHGVQHEYQDVILNTSHTHQGEWCLESLFCQGSSQRVRELTYQLRNFDGVNRVKIMVIRDS; from the coding sequence GTGCGAACGAGTTTCAATATCCCGGACGATGTCGTCGCGGAGTTCGACGAGGTCTGGCAAGAGGAGGGGTTAGACAACCGCTCGCGTGCTGCCCGCGAGGCTATTCAAGAGTACATCGAGTCGCACTCTCGCCTCGAGAAGCTCAGCGAGGACGTGATCGCACTCGTCGCCTTCGACTACCGACATCACGAGGTGATCGAAGATCTGCACGGCGTGCAACACGAGTACCAGGACGTGATCCTCAACACGAGCCACACCCACCAAGGGGAGTGGTGTCTGGAGTCGCTCTTCTGTCAGGGGTCCAGCCAGCGCGTCCGGGAACTGACCTACCAGCTCCGCAACTTCGACGGCGTGAACCGAGTGAAAATCATGGTGATACGCGACAGCTGA
- a CDS encoding aldo/keto reductase: protein MNHRTLGDVGAVSEVGYGSWQIGSDWGDVSEAEAVAAVAAAREAGIDFFDTADVYGDGRSEQILGDVLDADIAAGDVTVATKAGRRLDPHVPEAYSETNLRQFVDRSRENLGMETLDLVQLHCPPTDVYYRPETFDALDTLAAEDRIANYGVSVERVEEGLKALEYPGVQSVQIIFNPFRQRPADRFLDAAAARDVGVVCRVPLASGLLTGALSRDTAFPEDDHRNYNRDGDAFDVGETFAGVPYEVGLEAADALAERAPATDEGLSLPELSLRWILDHDAVTTVIPGSTTPEHIRSNAAVSDLAPLDEADRDAVDDVYDASVREHVHQRW from the coding sequence ATGAACCACCGAACGCTCGGCGACGTCGGCGCGGTCAGCGAGGTCGGCTACGGCTCGTGGCAGATCGGCAGCGACTGGGGCGACGTGAGCGAGGCGGAGGCGGTCGCCGCGGTCGCGGCCGCCCGCGAGGCCGGTATCGACTTCTTCGACACCGCCGACGTGTACGGCGACGGGCGCTCCGAACAGATCCTCGGCGACGTGCTCGACGCCGATATCGCCGCCGGCGACGTGACGGTGGCGACGAAGGCCGGGCGCCGACTCGACCCGCACGTCCCAGAAGCGTACTCCGAGACGAATCTCCGGCAGTTCGTGGACCGTTCGCGTGAGAACCTCGGGATGGAGACGCTAGATTTGGTCCAGCTTCACTGCCCGCCGACGGACGTGTACTACCGGCCGGAGACGTTCGACGCGCTCGACACGCTCGCCGCCGAGGACCGCATCGCGAACTACGGCGTCAGCGTCGAGCGCGTCGAAGAGGGGCTCAAGGCGCTCGAATACCCCGGCGTCCAATCGGTCCAGATAATCTTCAACCCCTTCCGGCAGCGCCCCGCGGACCGATTCCTCGACGCGGCCGCCGCCCGCGACGTGGGCGTGGTCTGTCGGGTGCCGCTCGCCTCGGGCCTGCTGACCGGCGCGCTCTCGCGGGACACCGCGTTCCCCGAGGACGACCACCGGAACTACAACCGCGACGGCGACGCCTTCGACGTGGGCGAGACGTTCGCCGGCGTCCCCTACGAGGTCGGCCTCGAAGCGGCCGACGCCCTCGCCGAGCGGGCCCCCGCGACCGACGAGGGGCTCTCGCTCCCGGAACTCTCGCTGCGCTGGATCCTCGACCACGACGCCGTCACGACGGTCATTCCCGGATCGACGACGCCGGAACACATTCGATCGAACGCGGCGGTGAGCGACCTCGCGCCCCTCGACGAGGCCGACCGCGATGCCGTCGACGACGTGTACGACGCGTCCGTTCGCGAGCACGTCCACCAGCGCTGGTGA
- a CDS encoding transcription factor S, translating into MQFCDDCGSMMVSRDGEMVCQNDDCGATTERDESLAAAFESTTEQTGDEVIETEEGANFEGKPTATDVVCEECGHGEAWYTIKQTGAADEPPTRFFKCKECGRRWRGYN; encoded by the coding sequence ATGCAGTTCTGTGACGACTGCGGCTCCATGATGGTCTCTCGCGACGGGGAGATGGTGTGTCAAAACGACGACTGCGGCGCCACCACCGAGCGCGACGAGTCGCTCGCGGCCGCGTTCGAGTCGACGACGGAACAGACCGGCGACGAGGTGATAGAGACGGAGGAGGGCGCGAACTTCGAGGGGAAGCCGACCGCGACCGACGTCGTCTGTGAGGAGTGCGGTCACGGCGAGGCGTGGTACACGATCAAACAGACCGGCGCGGCCGACGAGCCGCCGACGCGCTTTTTTAAATGCAAGGAGTGCGGTCGCCGCTGGCGCGGGTACAACTGA
- a CDS encoding FAD-binding domain-containing protein yields MDPSASDPTGAVVWHRDQLRIRDQPAVAAATEHADVVLPLFVFDPGFYGDDGLACDARVRFLHECLVDLSDRYDTASGGRARLTYAHGDPTAVLAAAVDAGWTVFAARGPTGRYGLERDAAAADLGVRFVSGDGLRRGVERPRDGWSDHVEAWFEADQHRPSFEGTALTDLDTGVSVEGIEAEYDTDPSKSPVPEGGTTAARETLRSFVERIAEYPGSISSPLDAREGCSGLSPYLTFGCLSTRQVYQYVHEHAPSGRGRDMFVSRLFWNRHYHQKLEDWPGWLDTAVNPELAGFNRDTYDPALVAAWKAGRTGYPMIDAAMRCLEATGWLNFRMRAMAASGYFHLLQQPWRIGADWYHHHLIDSDAAINYTQWQSQAGLIGKPSLRLYNPRKQVRDQDPDGEWIRRWVPELTGLPPEHLPRPELTPPAVQADCGVVIGDGPDADYPRPVVEYEAAKERFWRRYEGPKAAAAARLADEEVARRASFSRGLAGAKAIASKYGEREPTGTQTGLDDF; encoded by the coding sequence GTGGACCCGTCTGCCTCCGACCCGACCGGCGCCGTCGTCTGGCACCGCGATCAGCTCCGGATACGCGACCAGCCGGCCGTCGCCGCGGCGACGGAACACGCCGACGTCGTGCTCCCGCTTTTCGTGTTCGATCCGGGCTTCTACGGCGACGACGGGCTGGCCTGTGACGCCCGCGTCCGCTTTCTCCACGAGTGTCTCGTCGACCTGAGCGACCGCTACGACACCGCGAGCGGCGGTCGCGCGCGGCTCACGTACGCGCACGGCGATCCGACCGCGGTCCTCGCGGCCGCCGTCGACGCCGGCTGGACGGTGTTCGCCGCGCGGGGCCCGACCGGGCGCTACGGGCTCGAACGCGACGCGGCGGCGGCCGACCTCGGCGTTCGGTTCGTCTCCGGCGACGGGCTCCGCCGGGGCGTCGAACGCCCCCGCGACGGGTGGAGCGACCACGTGGAAGCGTGGTTCGAGGCCGACCAGCACCGCCCGTCCTTCGAGGGGACCGCCCTGACCGACCTCGACACGGGCGTGAGCGTCGAGGGAATCGAGGCCGAGTACGACACCGACCCGTCGAAGTCGCCGGTCCCCGAGGGGGGCACGACCGCCGCCCGCGAGACGCTGCGCTCGTTCGTCGAGCGGATAGCCGAGTATCCCGGTTCCATCTCGTCGCCGCTCGACGCTCGCGAGGGGTGTAGCGGACTGTCCCCGTATCTCACCTTCGGCTGTCTCTCGACGCGACAGGTGTACCAGTACGTCCACGAGCACGCCCCGTCGGGCCGCGGGCGAGACATGTTCGTCTCGCGGCTGTTCTGGAACCGCCACTACCACCAGAAGCTCGAAGACTGGCCCGGATGGCTCGACACCGCGGTGAACCCGGAGCTGGCGGGGTTCAACCGCGACACCTACGACCCGGCGCTGGTGGCGGCGTGGAAGGCGGGGCGGACGGGGTACCCGATGATCGACGCCGCGATGCGCTGTCTCGAAGCGACCGGGTGGCTCAACTTCCGGATGCGAGCGATGGCGGCCAGCGGGTACTTCCACCTCCTCCAACAGCCCTGGCGGATCGGCGCCGACTGGTATCACCACCACCTCATCGACTCGGACGCGGCGATAAACTACACCCAGTGGCAGTCGCAGGCGGGACTGATCGGGAAGCCGAGCCTCCGACTGTACAACCCCCGGAAGCAGGTGCGCGACCAGGACCCGGACGGGGAGTGGATCCGGCGGTGGGTCCCGGAACTGACGGGGCTCCCGCCGGAGCACCTGCCCAGACCGGAGCTGACGCCGCCGGCCGTCCAGGCCGACTGCGGCGTCGTCATCGGCGACGGGCCGGACGCGGACTACCCCCGTCCGGTCGTCGAGTACGAGGCGGCGAAAGAGCGGTTCTGGCGGCGGTACGAGGGGCCGAAGGCGGCCGCCGCGGCCCGCCTCGCCGACGAGGAGGTCGCCAGGCGCGCCTCGTTCTCGCGCGGGCTCGCCGGCGCGAAGGCCATCGCGAGCAAGTACGGCGAGCGAGAGCCGACCGGCACCCAGACCGGTCTCGACGATTTTTAA
- a CDS encoding CocE/NonD family hydrolase: MSETVLVPGGRDVRATLDTAASAGARSDAVVVACPPHPQHGGHRGDERLTALSDALTDRDVDCLRIDYGAWDEGYGESTDADNAVGWARERYDRVGLFGFSFGATIALVAAAARPGLDAVCALAPTARLAPDVDAVASLDDLVALSVPTRVLYATRDSTVDWEPVVERAADLGVETTPFESDHFFVGRAGDAGEAAATFLAARLRADR, from the coding sequence GTGAGCGAGACCGTCCTCGTCCCCGGCGGCAGAGACGTGCGCGCGACCCTCGACACCGCCGCGAGCGCCGGTGCGCGGAGCGATGCCGTCGTCGTCGCCTGCCCGCCGCATCCGCAACACGGGGGCCACCGCGGCGACGAGCGCCTGACCGCCCTCAGCGACGCGCTGACCGACCGCGACGTCGACTGTCTCCGCATCGATTACGGCGCCTGGGACGAGGGGTACGGCGAGAGCACCGACGCCGACAACGCGGTCGGCTGGGCGCGCGAGCGCTACGACCGCGTCGGGCTGTTCGGCTTCTCGTTCGGGGCGACGATCGCGCTCGTCGCGGCCGCCGCCCGCCCCGGCCTCGACGCCGTCTGTGCGCTCGCGCCGACCGCGCGGCTGGCCCCGGACGTCGACGCGGTCGCGTCCCTCGACGACCTCGTCGCACTCTCCGTGCCGACGCGCGTGCTGTACGCCACCCGCGACTCGACGGTCGACTGGGAGCCGGTGGTCGAGCGGGCGGCCGACCTCGGCGTCGAGACGACCCCCTTCGAGTCGGACCACTTCTTCGTCGGGCGAGCGGGAGACGCGGGCGAGGCGGCGGCGACGTTCCTCGCGGCGCGACTGCGCGCTGACCGGTAG
- a CDS encoding DUF5778 family protein has translation MSETVDADLYTRTKALLEPGEIELVGCIVHTTLGGDEDLEMHELTVAINEVIADHADKGEAYIEAGNDDTSFSSNQFQGLTLDDEAFVWECQQLLRDGTFDLVFYYEAGVDQEALAADLGALDGVDRVTQVP, from the coding sequence ATGAGCGAAACCGTCGACGCCGACCTCTACACGCGCACGAAGGCCTTACTGGAGCCCGGCGAGATCGAACTCGTCGGCTGTATCGTCCACACGACGCTCGGCGGCGACGAAGACTTGGAGATGCACGAACTGACGGTCGCGATCAACGAGGTCATCGCCGACCACGCCGACAAAGGCGAGGCGTACATCGAGGCCGGCAACGACGACACGAGCTTCTCGTCGAACCAGTTCCAGGGGCTCACGCTCGACGACGAGGCGTTCGTCTGGGAGTGCCAGCAGCTCCTCCGAGACGGCACCTTCGACCTGGTCTTCTACTACGAGGCCGGCGTCGACCAGGAGGCGCTTGCCGCGGACCTCGGCGCGCTCGACGGCGTCGACCGCGTGACGCAGGTCCCGTAA
- a CDS encoding A/G-specific adenine glycosylase — MTDTDARPERPAERDASLRTDGGTEGIEDGDAPGLPADRDAVREALTAWYAADHRDFPWRRTDDPYEILISEVMSQQTQLDRVVPAWEAFVEEWPTTADLAAADRGDVVAFWSTHSLGYNNRAKYLHEAAGQIEAEYDGAFPDAPDELEALMGVGPYTANAVASFAFNNGDAVVDTNVKRVLYRAFDVPDDDDAFERVASAILPDGESRIWNNAIMELGGVACGKKPRCDEAGCPWREWCHAYQTGDFTAPDVPTQPSFEGSRRQFRGRIVRLLGEHDAMELDALGHRIRVDYAPDGEHGREWLRGLLSDLADDGLVQTEEANGELTARLR; from the coding sequence ATGACCGATACGGACGCGAGGCCGGAGCGACCCGCCGAGCGCGACGCGTCCCTTCGCACGGACGGCGGCACGGAGGGGATAGAAGACGGGGACGCCCCCGGCCTGCCGGCCGACCGCGACGCCGTCCGCGAGGCGCTGACCGCGTGGTACGCGGCCGACCACCGCGACTTTCCGTGGCGCCGCACCGACGACCCCTACGAGATTCTGATAAGCGAGGTGATGAGCCAACAGACCCAACTCGACCGAGTCGTCCCGGCGTGGGAGGCGTTCGTCGAGGAGTGGCCGACGACGGCCGACCTCGCGGCCGCTGACCGCGGCGACGTGGTCGCGTTCTGGTCGACTCACTCGCTCGGCTACAACAACCGCGCGAAATACCTCCACGAGGCGGCCGGTCAGATCGAAGCCGAGTACGACGGCGCGTTCCCCGACGCGCCCGACGAGTTGGAGGCGCTGATGGGCGTCGGCCCGTACACCGCCAACGCGGTGGCGTCGTTCGCGTTCAACAACGGCGACGCGGTGGTCGACACCAACGTCAAGCGCGTCCTGTACCGCGCCTTCGACGTCCCGGACGACGACGACGCCTTCGAGCGGGTCGCCTCCGCGATACTGCCCGACGGCGAGTCCCGAATCTGGAACAACGCGATCATGGAGCTCGGCGGCGTCGCCTGCGGGAAGAAACCGCGATGTGACGAGGCCGGCTGCCCGTGGCGCGAGTGGTGTCACGCGTACCAGACCGGCGATTTCACCGCCCCGGACGTGCCCACACAGCCGAGTTTCGAAGGGAGCAGGCGGCAGTTCCGCGGGCGGATCGTTCGGCTCCTCGGCGAACACGACGCGATGGAACTGGACGCGCTCGGCCACCGGATTCGCGTGGACTACGCGCCCGACGGCGAGCACGGCCGCGAGTGGCTCCGAGGTCTCCTCTCGGACCTGGCCGACGACGGCCTCGTCCAGACCGAGGAGGCGAACGGCGAACTAACGGCTCGGCTTCGGTAG
- a CDS encoding enoyl-CoA hydratase/isomerase family protein, with amino-acid sequence MIRTRDDDGVRVVTIDRPASRNALRPDDLSALRTAVAEADAPVTYLRGAGDAFCAGADLDVVAALDDPAEFARAGQHTATAIADAETVVVCGIDGPARGGGVELALAADLRIATPAATFGEPGVEFGLFGAWGGTARLPRVMGEGEALDFALSGRVLDAEAALRTGLVSRIVDDPRTVADAVAEGAPDALRVTKRRVRDRRDAEAQEAAEASAFADLVEAHADDIAAMRGA; translated from the coding sequence GTGATTCGCACCCGAGACGACGACGGCGTCCGCGTCGTGACCATCGACCGCCCCGCGAGCCGGAACGCGCTCCGGCCCGACGACCTCTCGGCGCTCCGAACCGCCGTCGCCGAGGCCGACGCGCCGGTGACGTATCTGCGGGGCGCCGGCGACGCGTTCTGTGCCGGCGCCGACCTCGACGTCGTCGCCGCCCTCGACGACCCCGCGGAGTTCGCCCGCGCGGGCCAGCACACCGCGACCGCCATCGCGGACGCGGAGACCGTCGTCGTCTGCGGAATCGACGGCCCAGCGCGCGGCGGGGGCGTCGAACTCGCGCTCGCGGCCGACCTCCGGATCGCCACGCCCGCGGCGACGTTCGGCGAGCCCGGCGTCGAGTTCGGCCTGTTCGGCGCGTGGGGCGGGACGGCCCGCCTCCCGCGAGTGATGGGCGAGGGCGAGGCGCTCGACTTCGCGCTCTCGGGACGGGTGCTCGACGCGGAGGCGGCGCTGCGGACCGGGCTCGTCTCCCGCATCGTCGACGACCCCCGCACGGTCGCGGACGCGGTCGCGGAGGGCGCGCCGGACGCCCTCCGAGTCACCAAGCGGCGGGTCCGCGACCGGCGCGACGCGGAGGCTCAAGAGGCGGCGGAGGCGAGCGCGTTCGCCGACCTCGTGGAGGCCCACGCCGACGACATCGCGGCGATGCGGGGCGCGTGA
- the thyA gene encoding thymidylate synthase — protein sequence MQQYLDLVDDTLSTGTYKPNRTGVDTIATFSGQYTVDLAEGFPLLTTKKMDGYRWNSLIHEVLWYLSGQEHIRDLREETKIWDAWADDEGKLDTAYGRFWRRFPVPDGVDALPGETWPEDAHRWVTVEEGPDGTERRTFDQIQYVLDTLEENPHSRRMVVNAWHPANAAVSTLPPCHYTFVVNVQDGRLNLHLTQRSGDIALGVPFNIAAYALLANALAQRTGFEVGEFGHTVVDAHVYCGRGERGKWYANNLRYVQDRLATVESKADYLDVKSWVERTAPDEADGEVGYDHVPGLLEQLSREPRERPRIEIADVPLDQLTYDDIEVVDYDSADGISFAVAE from the coding sequence ATGCAACAGTACCTCGACCTCGTCGACGACACCCTGTCGACGGGCACGTACAAGCCGAACCGAACCGGCGTCGACACGATCGCGACGTTCAGCGGGCAGTACACCGTCGACCTCGCAGAGGGGTTCCCGCTCCTCACCACCAAGAAGATGGACGGCTACCGCTGGAACTCGCTGATCCACGAGGTGCTGTGGTACCTCTCCGGGCAAGAGCACATCCGCGACCTCCGCGAGGAGACGAAGATCTGGGACGCGTGGGCCGACGACGAGGGGAAGCTCGACACCGCCTACGGCCGGTTCTGGCGCCGGTTCCCCGTCCCGGACGGGGTCGACGCGCTCCCCGGTGAGACGTGGCCCGAAGACGCGCATCGCTGGGTGACGGTCGAGGAGGGCCCGGACGGGACCGAGCGTCGGACCTTCGATCAGATCCAGTACGTCCTCGACACCCTCGAAGAGAACCCGCACTCGCGCCGGATGGTCGTGAACGCGTGGCACCCCGCCAACGCGGCGGTCTCCACGCTGCCGCCCTGTCACTACACCTTCGTCGTGAACGTCCAGGACGGCCGGCTCAACCTCCACCTCACGCAGCGGTCGGGCGACATCGCGCTCGGCGTCCCCTTCAACATCGCCGCCTACGCCCTGCTCGCGAACGCGCTCGCCCAGCGGACGGGGTTCGAGGTCGGCGAGTTCGGCCACACCGTGGTCGACGCGCACGTCTACTGCGGGCGCGGCGAGCGCGGGAAGTGGTACGCGAACAACCTGCGATACGTGCAGGACCGCCTCGCGACCGTCGAGAGCAAGGCCGACTACCTCGACGTGAAAAGCTGGGTCGAACGCACCGCCCCCGACGAGGCGGACGGCGAGGTCGGCTACGACCACGTCCCCGGCCTGCTCGAACAGCTCTCCCGAGAGCCGCGCGAGCGACCGCGGATCGAGATCGCCGACGTGCCGCTCGATCAACTCACCTACGACGACATCGAGGTCGTCGACTACGACTCCGCGGACGGCATCTCGTTCGCGGTCGCGGAGTGA
- a CDS encoding dihydrofolate reductase, with protein MASAPEVVLVAAVAENGVIGADGGMPWHYPADLAHFKRLTTGHPVIVGRATYENIAERLGGPLPDRTSVVLTTRERDLPEGAVVANDIEEAVAVATADAADRGVDELYVIGGATVYEQFLDRADRLVVTEVPERPDGDTRFPDRDPDAWTETAREAADGGLAFVTYERIDD; from the coding sequence ATGGCGTCCGCTCCCGAGGTCGTCCTCGTCGCCGCGGTCGCGGAGAACGGCGTCATCGGCGCCGACGGCGGGATGCCGTGGCACTACCCGGCCGACCTCGCCCATTTTAAACGGCTCACGACCGGCCACCCGGTGATCGTCGGGCGCGCGACCTACGAGAACATCGCCGAGCGACTCGGCGGCCCCCTCCCCGACCGCACCAGCGTCGTGTTGACGACGCGCGAGCGAGACCTCCCCGAGGGCGCCGTCGTCGCGAACGACATCGAGGAGGCGGTCGCCGTCGCCACGGCGGACGCCGCCGACCGCGGCGTCGACGAACTGTACGTCATCGGCGGAGCGACCGTCTACGAGCAGTTCCTCGACCGCGCCGACCGGCTGGTGGTGACCGAGGTCCCCGAGCGCCCCGACGGCGACACGCGCTTTCCGGACCGCGACCCCGACGCGTGGACGGAGACGGCGCGAGAAGCGGCCGATGGCGGGCTCGCCTTCGTCACGTACGAGCGGATCGACGACTGA